One part of the Nostoc sp. PCC 7120 = FACHB-418 genome encodes these proteins:
- a CDS encoding TIGR04255 family protein, whose amino-acid sequence MRFPNPPITEAIFDITVNLPDNFHQEELLNFQEDIKESFPNIQKRMALQGGFEFNLEKPEEVNPQFFSISNQPEGYIFVSSDQERIIQAKLQGFTFSKLKPYQSWKDFYGEAYKLWQKYVEVTSPLKVVRLALRYVNQIIIPIPEEGGIELKHYIKILPEIPSDLSVALEGYFMQLVLSHTEYQPSRAIINQTIGQMVENDESKKAYPLILDIDVFQEVNLSPDDEEIKNIFEANLKCFREDIFFKSITEKTEELFR is encoded by the coding sequence ATGAGATTTCCTAATCCACCTATAACCGAAGCCATTTTTGATATAACGGTAAATCTTCCTGACAATTTTCATCAGGAAGAACTTTTAAATTTTCAAGAAGATATCAAAGAATCTTTTCCCAATATTCAGAAAAGAATGGCACTTCAAGGAGGTTTTGAATTTAATTTAGAAAAGCCGGAAGAAGTAAATCCTCAGTTTTTTTCAATATCCAATCAGCCTGAAGGATATATTTTCGTTTCTAGTGACCAAGAAAGAATTATTCAAGCTAAGTTACAAGGCTTCACGTTTAGTAAATTGAAACCTTATCAAAGCTGGAAAGATTTTTATGGAGAAGCATACAAACTATGGCAAAAATATGTTGAAGTTACATCCCCTTTAAAAGTAGTTCGTCTTGCTTTACGTTATGTAAATCAAATAATTATACCCATACCAGAAGAAGGGGGAATAGAATTAAAACACTATATAAAAATATTACCTGAAATACCCAGTGATTTATCGGTGGCGCTGGAAGGCTACTTTATGCAATTGGTTTTGAGTCATACAGAATATCAGCCATCAAGAGCAATCATTAATCAAACAATCGGTCAGATGGTTGAAAATGATGAAAGTAAAAAAGCGTATCCTTTAATATTGGATATTGATGTTTTTCAAGAAGTAAATCTATCTCCTGATGATGAAGAAATAAAAAACATTTTTGAAGCGAATTTAAAATGTTTTAGAGAAGATATATTTTTCAAGAGTATCACAGAAAAAACGGAGGAGCTTTTTCGATGA